One Macadamia integrifolia cultivar HAES 741 unplaced genomic scaffold, SCU_Mint_v3 scaffold1998, whole genome shotgun sequence genomic window, TAAGTCGGCAAAGGATTTGTCAAGGCATGCCACAGAAGATACTGTGTCTGGGATTATGATGCTTGAATCAAACAAAAAGCCACCAAGGAGCAAAAGGTCAAAAGGTCGCATTAGACCTAACCGGCTCCCAAGTATATAACTGCATACATTCCTAAGTATAATTAACATGAACTAATGTACTAGATGGAAAGAATAAACATCATATATGGTTATGTTATCAACAATTTTGGGTGCTAGCTACTTCCATTTTCATGTCTCCATGCCCAAGTTTGATCTAGATACTTATATTAACCCAAAATATCCTCTCCATGTTCTATAATACAAAATATGCATGGCTTCATGAAAGAAACGGCTACATAGGTTAGCTAAGCCTATGAGCTTGAATCCAGCTTTTAAACGCGGAAATACTTTTATAAGCCCATTTTGAAAAGACTACAATCATGATAGAAATGAAGCAAGGCAATAATGGAGTTCAAAAGGAGTTCTTGCTTTGCCCCCACTAACCCCCTTTTTCTCTCAAAACGAAAGTGACCATTTTTTAAAGGGAGCAGTTTTCAAGGTCCAACTGAATATGCATGGATCTCCTTCAACACTGTTCAGCAAGCTTCTAAGCATTTCCTTAATTAGGAGAAGCACTTATACTACTTTTCCTCCTCACCCTGCAAAGTTCCAAATATATAATCCTCCTTCCCCACCCAACCCTTTCAATCCCACTTTATTAAAAACTATTATATGCTTTTTCAAGGATAAGCATGATTCTGGAAACCCATCTTCTAATCAGATCCATCCATTGATTGATGATGGACAGATGGTTTGAACACCAACCCCTAAGAAATCCCTAGTTTGTCCTCCTGTATCATCTTGGGTGTTAGGGCGTTTCCTTGGGTACATCTGCAAATGATTTTCCAAAGTGGATAAACTGTTCATTGAGCCGCCATCTAAATCAGTTCCCATCTTAGGTGTTGGGTTTGGACTGAACAATCCATTGTATTTGCTTTCATCTTCAACTTGAGTGTTGTTGcacttgactccaaaagtcccAAAAAAGGATGGATCAGTTGAAGTTGCACCTATTTGAGCAGCTTTTTGTAGCAAAGCTGTTGCAGACATGTTTGCTGTAGGTAGCTGATGATCATGTTGATGTTGGAAACTGTACAAGCATGGAGCACTTGCTAGTTGAGGACTACTTACTTCCTTAACATTGCTTAATGGCAGTGATGTGCTTGTTAGCGCGCCAGCATTGGTCGACGAGAGCTTATTACTTCCGTAAACCCAATTGAATTGGTACTCTGATTGTAGaggatttgaacatgaaatGAAAGGATCACTGTACAATGTTGCTGTAGTACTAGCAGATCCCATGTGATGTAACTCTGGGAGATTATTGCTTAAGGCTTTGTTGACTTGGGATCCTTGGCCCATCCACAAAGAAAGACCAGGTCTGGGTTGCTCAATTGCTGCCTCATTGCTTGAAAGTGGCttcaaaatagaagagaaatgtTGGACCATGCTGGGTCCTAGTGATGTCCCCATAAGATGATAATTGAAGTTTCCTGTAGttgcattgatgacatttgatGCTGCTGTAGCTCTTGCTGTTTCTTCTGCTAATGCATCACAAAAGGCCCTATGTGTGATGAAGCTATCTCTCCTGTTGGCATaaaattgaaagagagagaagaagttaaGATATCTCATTCTCACTATGGGAAATCAACAATATATATCCTTTTAGAAATCTATTTGTCTTCATTATGTCTCATTTCCTTTTCACCTAAAAGCCAAATGGAGAGACGGACCTATTTGTCTCTTGCACACTCTTACAAACAAAAACATCTAAACCACTAAATTATTTCATGCTTCCTTAGCTTCAATTTTCTTGATAGGTATTTTTGTTCCTACTAATGTCTCAATACATGAATGATATGATCCTTATATAAAAGCTAGAAAGAAAGCTATAATTACCGCGAAAATAGAGTCCCACAATCACATCTGTACTCTCTAGTGCCACAGGTTTTTGAATGTGCTTTCCAATCTGATTGCACAGCATATTTCTTTGAGCACTTTTCACATTTCCACTTCTTCTCTCCATGTTTTCGACAGAAGTGTTTCTTTATGCCGGTGAGATCACCGAGAGCCCGCAAAGGGTGGTGATGAACACAGCTCTTTTCTGGGCATACATAGACTCTCTTCCTTGGTTCTTTGCTAGTCCTCTGCTTGAGCTTCCATGGAAGGTTATGTCCTCGCCGATGAAGTTGAAGATTTTGATCTCTTTGGAAACCCTTCCCACATATCTCACACAAGAATCTGTTGGTAGCCATTAGAGTCTTTGGTGACAAGGCGATGACCTCAGCTTCGGGATCTATTTAACATACCCATAAGTCAAATAGGATCATCAATCAAAAACATGAAGATCCatgaatcacacacacacacacaacacagAGATAATTAAAGCAATAATATATAatctagatgatgaagaaagagaagattgCCTGGGGTTCCTGgtaaatttctctttttcttaattGGAGGAGGATTGGATCCTGCAGCAGTTGAGTTTTGTGTGAAAGAATTTGAGATTGCTTCTCCTGCCATCTTCTCTAACATCTCAACTTCTTTGTCTTTGGAATCAATATTCAAGAAACTCAAAGAAGCAAAATCAataaagatgagatcaagagaAAACCCAACACCAAGAGTACCTGTGTTATGGCACTAATGCTAATTAACATGGGCTGATAAATGAAGgatttgatctctctctctctctctgtctttcCTCTtatgtgtgtgagtgtgtgtgtgtacagTCTTATTACCCGCTTTTGGTCTGAAGAGAATAGTATTATATTATGAGGGGCGGTGAAAGTTAAAGTTGGAAGAGggtgaaaaagaagagagagaaaggaggggggtgggggggaagcTCGAAGGTGCATGATGATGACACATATGATAAGGTCGGAGGAAAGTGAGTCTCCATACTTTTCCCATTGGATTGATTATCACATAATTTGGTTTGCTTTTCGTTTTGTTTAATTACTCTCCAATTGTACATATTTTAGTCTACAGACCAAATTTACTACGACCATAGCCCCATAGGGGAAACTAAAGATCTACTTCCAACCAAGACCCCAAACAGAATATCTGTgtgtggtgtgtgtgtgtgtgtgtgagagagagagagagagagagagagagagagagagagagacttgtcTCTGCAACTTTGATAACATCAAGATATTCTTGCACCTTCCCATACAAAACTAAATCTCACTATTGATTGTGCACTTAAATCTTGATTCTTAACCTGTTTCAACCAATGGTTAGTCTAAAAATTAAGGCTCAAAGCCCAATAGACTGAGCTGTTAACTAAAAAATAGCCTCCAGTAGATTCCAATTTTTTTGACACCAGCTTGAGATCATGGTTTGATCTCTATCCCATAACAGGAAAGATGTGATTCTGATCTAACTATGCTTCAAGTTCCTCAATACCCAGAAGAACCCAATACTTATTTTTTCCTATTCAGTTGGTTACCATGGTTAAAGTGGACCCTAGTTTGATCCAATGGAGCCACATCCCAGTCACTGCCACTCCAATGCAGAAAGAGGTGGTTTATATATAGAACAAAAGCCTATTTAACAAATGACCACTGTCCATCAGTTCAAAGCAATAACTTGTTAGGTTTCTACCCAAAGGGTGACTTGAAATGGAAACATTTTGATAACATTTTCTAGAGCCTTATATTAGCAACCTTAGATGGTCAGAGACTGATGACTACTTTGCCTATCCCACTAAtccttcaccccccccccctttNNNNNNNNNNNNNNNNNNNNcccccccccccccccttcccacAACCTTTCTTTTTACCTTAGCTTTCACAAAAGTGAGATTCTTTTGAGAATTTGTTTCCACAAGTCAAAATGAAAGCGAGAAATATCTTTCCTCTTTTTATCTTCAAGGGGTATGAAATAAAAGCTAGAAATGCATTTGTTTCACCCATATAAAGTTCCCTGTCAAACACAATTCAAACTGACCCTACTTCCCTCTCCTACAGTATCATACACATATATGATCATAATGGAATCCAAATCTGATGGTCACATACAATGACCCAAATCTTTCAATGGTGGACCCAACCCTATAGTTGCATTGGGTCCCACAAGGAAGTAAACCCATCTTCACAGACAAAAAGTTCACAGTAAGAGTTTAGAGGAAACTTGGGAGTGAAGTGAAATCAGCCTTGTACTCTTTACCCACTTGACTATCTTATCCTAACTAAACAAATTTAACCCAAGCTTTTCCCATCTCAGTAACTTCAATGATAATTCGTTCTTAATAGATCCATTTTGGATGGATTGATTGATCTCTCTTGGGTCTCCAAAAATAATAACCATAATCATAATCTAATGATGTTTTAGAGACATACTTTGCTTTAATCATAAATAAGGGGAAGAGTTTCATAATaccaagaaataagaaagagaagagtACGTTAAAAGGCAACAGCCAACAGACAAAGGCAGTGAATTTTTGGAAGTATGAGCAGTCGTCTCCTTGTGCGCTGACTTTTCTTAATAACCTTAATCATAATCTAATGATGTTTTAGAGACACACTTTGCTTTCACTGTTAATTTATTGTTCACTGTTTGTTTATTGTTTAAGTTTTGGAGTTTTGCTGTTGAACTGTTGTGCTCCTAgaatattctctctttcctcaataATCTCAATGACCACAGCTTCAAGATTTATCAGATTCCTTTTACagccccaaccccaacccccccccccccNNNNNNNNNNNNNNNNNNNNNNTTACtgacccaaaaataaataaaaaagtcctctctctctctctctcttggtggGCTCTTAAACAAGTCTTCTTCCCCAAGTAAAAAAAGCTAGAaacat contains:
- the LOC122065413 gene encoding zinc finger protein MAGPIE-like, which translates into the protein MLEKMAGEAISNSFTQNSTAAGSNPPPIKKKRNLPGTPDPEAEVIALSPKTLMATNRFLCEICGKGFQRDQNLQLHRRGHNLPWKLKQRTSKEPRKRVYVCPEKSCVHHHPLRALGDLTGIKKHFCRKHGEKKWKCEKCSKKYAVQSDWKAHSKTCGTREYRCDCGTLFSRRDSFITHRAFCDALAEETARATAASNVINATTGNFNYHLMGTSLGPSMVQHFSSILKPLSSNEAAIEQPRPGLSLWMGQGSQVNKALSNNLPELHHMGSASTTATLYSDPFISCSNPLQSEYQFNWVYGSNKLSSTNAGALTSTSLPLSNVKEVSSPQLASAPCLYSFQHQHDHQLPTANMSATALLQKAAQIGATSTDPSFFGTFGVKCNNTQVEDESKYNGLFSPNPTPKMGTDLDGGSMNSLSTLENHLQMYPRKRPNTQDDTGGQTRDFLGVGVQTICPSSINGWI